A window of Paraburkholderia bryophila contains these coding sequences:
- the hpaR gene encoding homoprotocatechuate degradation operon regulator HpaR — protein MLLLRAREKMMERFRPLITAHGLTEQQWRVIRALNEHGPMEPRHISDICTISSPSMAGVLARMESMELVIKERFAEDQRRVLVSLTETSVDLVRVISKDLEAHYRELERKVGPEIVERVYRAVDDLLAGLEEEDE, from the coding sequence ATGCTGTTGTTGCGCGCCCGAGAAAAAATGATGGAGCGTTTTCGTCCATTGATTACCGCGCATGGATTGACCGAGCAGCAATGGCGCGTGATCCGCGCGCTCAACGAGCACGGGCCGATGGAGCCGCGTCATATCTCCGACATCTGCACGATTTCGAGCCCGAGCATGGCCGGCGTGCTCGCGCGGATGGAGAGCATGGAACTGGTGATCAAGGAGCGTTTCGCGGAAGACCAGCGGCGCGTGCTGGTGTCGCTGACCGAGACCAGCGTGGACCTGGTGCGGGTGATTTCAAAAGATCTTGAAGCGCATTACCGCGAGTTGGAGCGCAAGGTCGGACCGGAGATCGTCGAACGGGTTTATCGCGCGGTGGACGATCTGCTGGCCGGTCTCGAAGAAGAGGACGAGTAA
- a CDS encoding fumarylacetoacetate hydrolase family protein, whose translation MFALADHLLHPEGDALPRDVDAASAAALLGRGMACRAPVSGAVYGTLLNDRAALAALGDAMHAAPYKAPPQAPVLYLKPRNTFAGHRARVVVPDNALGVEVGASLGIVIGRTATRVDADRALDYVAGYTLVGDLSVPHASVYRPSVRFRARDGFCVIGPAVVAAHHVAVPDRLDITVSLNGAEPFTANTASSVRNVARLLADVTDFMTLSAGDVITLGVPHGSPVAHVGDTATLSIGGLPPLTISFVAASDAAAGATKHAGEPS comes from the coding sequence ATGTTTGCACTTGCCGATCATCTGCTGCATCCCGAAGGCGACGCGCTGCCTCGCGATGTGGACGCCGCCAGCGCGGCCGCCCTGCTGGGCCGTGGCATGGCATGCCGCGCGCCGGTTAGCGGCGCGGTTTATGGAACCTTGCTGAACGACCGCGCCGCGCTCGCGGCGCTCGGCGATGCGATGCACGCCGCGCCGTACAAGGCGCCGCCGCAAGCGCCGGTGCTGTATCTGAAGCCGCGCAATACGTTCGCCGGGCATCGCGCTCGGGTCGTCGTGCCGGACAACGCGTTGGGCGTGGAAGTGGGTGCGTCGCTCGGTATCGTGATCGGCCGCACTGCAACACGGGTCGACGCGGATCGCGCATTGGACTACGTTGCCGGTTACACGCTGGTGGGCGACCTTAGCGTGCCGCATGCGAGCGTGTACCGCCCTTCGGTGCGGTTCCGCGCGCGCGACGGTTTTTGCGTGATCGGACCGGCGGTCGTTGCAGCGCATCATGTTGCCGTGCCGGATCGTCTCGACATCACCGTGTCGCTCAACGGCGCTGAACCGTTCACGGCGAACACGGCGTCGTCGGTGCGCAACGTGGCGCGATTGCTCGCCGACGTCACCGATTTCATGACCCTCAGCGCAGGCGACGTCATCACGCTCGGCGTGCCGCACGGTTCGCCGGTCGCGCATGTCGGCGACACCGCCACGCTCTCTATCGGCGGCTTGCCGCCGCTGACCATTTCGTTTGTCGCCGCTTCAGACGCGGCAGCGGGTGCAACAAAACACGCAGGAGAACCGTCATGA